The Candidatus Koribacter versatilis Ellin345 genome has a segment encoding these proteins:
- a CDS encoding lysophospholipid acyltransferase family protein, which yields MYRRSLRSLLKRLEYAPVWLLMRAMALLPRPLARAHGIFIGYVAYLILPRLRRVGRRNLQIAFPDKPERERNRLLRGMYVSLGRLLAEFCLFPRYNRQNVEKIAVYAGFENFEQAEQLGKGVLLLTGHVGGWEIGSFVHSIYGHPMNIVVRPLDNPYLNQLAEDFRCRFGNRLLGKQDFARGLLAAMHKGETVGILMDTNMTPPQGDFVPFFGVLACTATGMARVAMKTGAAVVPAFTVWDDKLRKYRVLFEPAIKLVNTGNTDADVLTNTALFNKAIEDVIRRYPDQWLWVHRRWKTRPPGEPSIY from the coding sequence GTGTACCGTCGCTCTTTGCGATCCTTGCTGAAAAGGTTGGAGTACGCCCCGGTCTGGCTGCTGATGCGTGCCATGGCACTCCTCCCGCGCCCTTTGGCCCGCGCGCACGGCATCTTCATCGGCTACGTGGCATATCTGATTCTGCCGCGCCTGCGCCGTGTCGGCCGCCGTAACCTTCAGATCGCCTTTCCCGACAAACCCGAGCGCGAACGCAATCGCCTCCTGCGCGGTATGTACGTTTCGCTAGGACGCCTCCTCGCCGAGTTCTGCCTCTTCCCGCGTTATAACCGCCAGAACGTCGAGAAGATCGCTGTCTATGCCGGGTTCGAAAACTTCGAGCAGGCCGAACAGCTTGGGAAGGGCGTCCTGCTGCTCACCGGCCACGTCGGTGGCTGGGAAATCGGTTCTTTCGTGCACTCGATTTACGGTCACCCGATGAACATCGTGGTCCGCCCGCTCGATAATCCTTATCTCAATCAGCTTGCCGAAGACTTCCGCTGCCGCTTCGGCAATCGCCTTCTAGGGAAACAGGACTTCGCTCGCGGCCTCCTCGCCGCCATGCACAAAGGCGAGACTGTCGGCATATTGATGGACACCAATATGACGCCGCCGCAGGGTGATTTCGTTCCCTTCTTTGGCGTCCTCGCTTGTACTGCCACAGGAATGGCCCGCGTCGCCATGAAGACCGGCGCCGCCGTGGTTCCTGCATTCACCGTCTGGGACGACAAACTCCGCAAGTATCGCGTGCTTTTCGAACCTGCCATCAAGCTCGTAAATACCGGCAACACCGATGCCGACGTCCTCACCAACACCGCGCTCTTCAACAAAGCGATCGAGGATGTTATCCGCCGCTACCCCGACCAATGGCTCTGGGTGCATCGTCGCTGGAAGACCCGGCCGCCCGGCGAGCCGTCCATTTACTAA
- a CDS encoding halocarboxylic acid dehydrogenase DehI family protein, with product MPWRRGNRLTLLQEREASGRVAEVFEELKFALGIGYVPVPFQAFAAYPAFLDALIKAMRPLLATREFFDSAARLRAEAYTDVHNYFKVAAIGEGLSAAEAAAEMELFGFVESAMLLMLSVQSQAFEGPVGLDVAGHPAGLMAIMSSPDFVNSETTSPPVKRVLDEQRHLLELAYYSDEQRSLTHSPELLFAYWRVLKPLLNTAIHERMVFDIRESAWKCALEIPVQVNLEIAKLLEAGVGEEEIGIVGRMTELLARGAAIGLMNAMIGKIGMEGGNVSTPRVDEPEERVA from the coding sequence ATGCCATGGAGAAGAGGAAATCGACTGACGTTGTTGCAGGAGCGTGAAGCTTCGGGGCGCGTGGCCGAGGTCTTCGAAGAACTGAAATTTGCGCTGGGAATCGGGTATGTGCCAGTTCCCTTCCAGGCGTTCGCCGCGTATCCGGCGTTCCTCGATGCGCTGATTAAGGCGATGCGGCCATTGCTCGCGACACGAGAGTTCTTCGACTCCGCAGCCCGTTTACGGGCAGAGGCCTACACCGATGTGCACAATTATTTTAAGGTTGCGGCGATAGGTGAAGGGCTGAGCGCGGCGGAAGCCGCGGCTGAGATGGAGCTATTCGGCTTCGTCGAATCGGCCATGCTGCTCATGCTCAGCGTGCAGTCGCAGGCATTCGAAGGGCCGGTCGGACTTGACGTTGCGGGGCATCCAGCGGGTCTGATGGCGATTATGTCCTCACCGGATTTCGTGAACTCAGAGACGACAAGTCCGCCTGTAAAACGCGTTTTAGATGAACAACGCCACCTGCTGGAGTTGGCGTACTACTCCGATGAACAGCGATCGCTGACCCATTCGCCTGAGTTGCTATTTGCGTATTGGCGGGTTCTGAAGCCTCTGCTGAATACAGCCATTCACGAGCGCATGGTGTTTGATATCCGTGAGAGCGCGTGGAAATGCGCCCTCGAGATTCCGGTGCAGGTGAACCTCGAAATTGCAAAGTTGCTCGAGGCAGGCGTTGGAGAGGAAGAGATTGGAATTGTCGGCAGAATGACGGAATTGCTGGCGCGTGGTGCGGCGATTGGGCTGATGAACGCGATGATTGGGAAGATCGGGATGGAAGGTGGGAATGTTAGTACGCCAAGAGTTGACGAGCCGGAAGAACGCGTGGCATAG
- a CDS encoding lipid-binding SYLF domain-containing protein, whose amino-acid sequence MKKLAGLLILLLSAAAWAGDRSSEVDRVESAANVLDEIMAAKDAGIPSRVLDGAKCVAVVPSLFKGGFIFGGAYGRGVASCRTDKGWTPPAFFVMEGGSFGFQIGGQAVDLVMVVMNDRGMNSLLSSKFKLGADASVAAGPVGRQAEGSTDIAMRAQILTYSRARGVFAGVSVNGASVRQDRDATRDFYGRMVPYNKLLKGGTDSPEDAQPWLTALARYAGGTAPVAIAPVKAPAGQIAPSIASPDTPAPDTTTKPAESDIPSQPTASADDPQN is encoded by the coding sequence ATGAAAAAGCTTGCAGGTCTGCTCATCCTCCTCCTGAGCGCCGCCGCATGGGCCGGCGACCGCTCCAGTGAAGTTGACCGCGTGGAAAGCGCAGCCAATGTGCTCGACGAGATCATGGCTGCCAAAGATGCCGGAATTCCTTCACGGGTCCTCGACGGCGCCAAGTGCGTCGCCGTGGTGCCTTCACTCTTCAAAGGCGGCTTTATCTTCGGGGGCGCCTATGGTCGCGGCGTCGCAAGCTGCCGCACCGACAAAGGCTGGACGCCTCCCGCGTTCTTCGTGATGGAAGGCGGCAGCTTCGGCTTCCAGATCGGCGGACAGGCGGTTGACCTAGTCATGGTCGTGATGAACGACCGCGGCATGAACAGCCTCCTCTCCAGCAAATTCAAGCTTGGCGCCGACGCCTCTGTGGCTGCGGGCCCGGTTGGCCGTCAGGCCGAGGGCAGCACCGACATCGCAATGCGGGCGCAGATCCTGACGTACTCCCGCGCGCGCGGCGTGTTTGCGGGTGTTTCGGTGAACGGTGCTTCCGTACGGCAGGATCGCGACGCTACGCGTGACTTCTACGGACGCATGGTTCCTTACAACAAACTCTTGAAGGGTGGCACGGATTCTCCGGAAGATGCGCAGCCCTGGCTCACCGCTCTGGCTCGCTACGCTGGCGGCACCGCGCCAGTGGCCATCGCTCCGGTAAAGGCCCCGGCAGGACAGATCGCGCCGTCCATTGCCAGCCCCGATACACCGGCCCCCGATACCACGACCAAGCCGGCCGAGTCGGACATCCCGTCCCAGCCGACAGCAAGTGCCGACGATCCGCAGAATTAA
- a CDS encoding response regulator transcription factor, whose amino-acid sequence MKATMVKKPHIRIAVVESDPLRFVGFRALFDAESDLELMSATVAELANRKDVDLVLLGSRNGQNLFDVMASLKAARPDLRIIVTGTGADDETILKAVAAGAKGYVDEAASPAEFVQAIRIVNQGSVWAPRRVLSIFIERVTSSPGRIFPAGRVTFTDREKEVLELLVAGRSNKEIGSALGIEERTVKAHVAKLMRKVGVQNRIALSVHAITHSLVTSSR is encoded by the coding sequence ATGAAAGCAACCATGGTAAAGAAGCCTCATATCCGGATTGCAGTTGTTGAGAGCGACCCCCTGCGCTTTGTTGGATTTCGCGCGTTGTTCGATGCCGAATCAGATCTCGAACTGATGTCGGCGACTGTTGCTGAACTTGCTAATCGTAAGGACGTGGATCTTGTCCTGCTCGGCAGCAGAAACGGCCAGAATCTCTTCGACGTGATGGCCAGCCTCAAGGCTGCCCGTCCCGATCTCCGTATTATCGTCACCGGCACCGGAGCCGACGACGAAACCATCTTGAAAGCCGTGGCCGCGGGCGCTAAAGGCTACGTGGACGAGGCCGCTTCGCCGGCCGAATTCGTCCAGGCCATCCGCATCGTCAATCAGGGCAGTGTATGGGCTCCGCGCCGCGTGCTCTCCATATTCATCGAACGCGTCACCTCCTCGCCGGGCCGCATCTTCCCGGCAGGTCGCGTTACGTTTACCGATCGTGAGAAAGAAGTGCTGGAACTCCTCGTTGCAGGCAGGTCGAACAAGGAAATCGGCTCGGCTCTCGGCATCGAAGAACGCACCGTAAAAGCGCACGTCGCCAAGCTCATGCGCAAGGTCGGCGTCCAGAATCGCATCGCGCTTTCCGTCCACGCCATCACCCATTCACTCGTCACCTCATCTCGATAA
- a CDS encoding quinone oxidoreductase family protein, whose product MKAAVLHAAGKAPRYETFEDPVAGAGETVVEVLAASLKQVDKQIASGSHYASAKVFPSVCGIDGVGKLPSGQRVYFGGTRPPFGAMAERAVVRTVFSFPVPDGLSDEVAAAIPNPGVSAWLSLTYRGKLSQGDNLLVLGATGVTGRLAIQAAKLLGAGRVVAAGRNQESLRKLAALGADASIRLDVPDDELRQAFQGEIQSGGFQVVLDYLWGKPAQVFFEAITKREFSPIESETRFVQVGESAAPTISLNAATLRSAALTIMGTAGMPPREVLTSALQNVFDHAASGRLRIETERVSLAEVESAWNRDASGRRIVFVP is encoded by the coding sequence ATGAAAGCCGCAGTCTTGCATGCCGCCGGGAAAGCCCCTCGCTACGAGACGTTTGAAGATCCGGTTGCCGGTGCGGGCGAAACCGTTGTTGAAGTCCTTGCAGCATCCCTGAAGCAGGTTGATAAGCAAATCGCCAGCGGTTCCCACTATGCCAGCGCCAAGGTTTTTCCATCCGTGTGTGGCATCGACGGTGTTGGCAAACTTCCCAGCGGACAGAGAGTGTATTTCGGCGGAACGCGTCCGCCCTTCGGAGCAATGGCCGAACGCGCCGTGGTTCGCACCGTGTTTTCCTTCCCGGTCCCGGACGGTCTGAGCGATGAGGTCGCAGCGGCGATTCCGAATCCCGGTGTTTCCGCGTGGCTGTCACTGACCTACCGAGGCAAGCTCAGCCAGGGCGACAATTTGCTGGTCCTTGGAGCCACCGGAGTAACAGGGCGACTCGCGATTCAAGCTGCAAAGCTTCTAGGCGCTGGAAGAGTTGTAGCCGCCGGCCGTAATCAAGAATCGCTGCGCAAACTCGCTGCGCTCGGAGCGGACGCGAGCATCCGGCTCGACGTACCGGATGATGAATTGCGGCAAGCCTTCCAGGGGGAGATCCAGTCCGGTGGCTTCCAGGTAGTACTGGACTATCTTTGGGGGAAGCCCGCGCAAGTTTTCTTCGAAGCGATCACGAAACGAGAATTCTCCCCGATTGAATCCGAGACCCGCTTCGTGCAGGTCGGCGAGAGTGCGGCTCCGACAATCTCCTTGAATGCCGCCACCCTGCGAAGCGCCGCCCTCACCATCATGGGAACGGCCGGAATGCCGCCCCGGGAAGTCCTTACATCCGCCTTGCAGAATGTCTTCGACCACGCCGCCAGTGGCAGGCTTCGTATTGAAACGGAGCGGGTTTCGCTGGCTGAAGTGGAGAGTGCCTGGAATCGCGATGCGTCCGGTCGGCGAATTGTTTTTGTTCCTTGA
- a CDS encoding RibD family protein has translation MVKMAEPFEILFDRAELSPVEHPAYARYGHLGFPSAPFDRPWIYSNFVQSLDGIVSLLGRHFAGGDISQSPDDRWLMDLLRAHADAILTGATTLLDERNARGADSRGIVFRVVDPEVQDLRTKLGLGPERNLIATGHGKLPWRDLKLFDGSQVEPGIVTTELGATNLGSLPSHVALIIAGEGPLIDWSLAAHKLRDDLNIRNLLCEGGPTLYGALARADLIDEKFVTISPIETGQLVPPEQERQPNETGPALLRPTIFGGPGFTKETATWWRWISSRKLGDHEFNRYRRRRVQNS, from the coding sequence ATGGTGAAAATGGCCGAGCCATTCGAAATTCTTTTTGACCGCGCCGAGCTTTCGCCCGTCGAGCACCCGGCGTACGCACGTTATGGCCATCTCGGGTTCCCCTCGGCTCCATTCGATCGCCCGTGGATCTACTCCAACTTCGTCCAGTCACTCGACGGCATCGTCTCTCTTCTCGGCCGTCATTTCGCTGGCGGCGACATTTCACAATCGCCCGACGATCGCTGGCTCATGGACCTCCTGCGCGCGCACGCCGACGCCATCCTCACCGGCGCGACCACGCTTCTCGACGAGCGCAACGCGCGCGGCGCCGATAGCCGCGGCATCGTCTTCCGCGTCGTCGATCCCGAGGTACAGGACCTCCGCACGAAACTCGGCCTTGGTCCCGAGCGCAACCTCATCGCCACCGGACACGGCAAACTCCCATGGCGCGACCTCAAGCTCTTCGACGGCAGCCAAGTCGAGCCGGGTATCGTGACCACCGAACTCGGAGCCACGAACCTCGGCTCGCTGCCGTCGCACGTTGCGCTCATCATCGCCGGCGAAGGCCCGTTGATTGACTGGTCGCTAGCTGCGCACAAACTTCGCGACGACCTAAATATCCGCAACCTGCTCTGCGAAGGCGGCCCCACGCTCTACGGCGCGCTCGCCCGTGCCGACCTGATTGATGAAAAATTCGTGACCATTTCCCCAATCGAGACCGGTCAGCTTGTTCCGCCCGAACAGGAACGTCAGCCCAATGAAACCGGCCCTGCCTTGTTGCGCCCCACGATTTTCGGTGGTCCCGGCTTCACCAAGGAGACCGCGACGTGGTGGCGCTGGATCAGCAGCCGCAAGCTTGGTGACCACGAGTTCAATCGGTATCGCCGCCGACGGGTACAGAACTCGTAA
- the lpxD gene encoding UDP-3-O-(3-hydroxymyristoyl)glucosamine N-acyltransferase, translating to MSATLQKLAELTGSSLIGDSTLTICSVANLNHATPRDLVFCEDEKYLGDAFASPAAAIVVGEFAASAHDAPKPLLISTQPRLAFAKAAKVLRSHKKRSGGIVHPTAVVPPTVVFGAEVVVGAYVVLGEHVHIGDRVCIGAGVCIGSDVKIGTDCEIHSRVTIYHGTHIGNHVIIHAGAVLGSDGFGYVRDKLTGRYHQMPQIGHLIVGDHVDIGANVTIDRGGLEDTVIGAGTKLDNLVHIGHNVRIGENVVIAAQTGISGSCTIGAGSIIGGQVGMGDHATLEEGTILGGQSGILSEKIFREKGPCFGTPAKPLKQYLREQAALSRLSRRSE from the coding sequence ATGTCCGCCACCTTACAGAAGCTCGCAGAGCTCACCGGATCCAGTCTCATCGGCGATTCAACGTTAACCATTTGTTCCGTCGCGAACCTGAACCACGCCACGCCGCGCGATTTGGTTTTCTGTGAGGACGAGAAGTATCTCGGTGACGCCTTCGCCAGTCCCGCCGCTGCGATCGTGGTCGGCGAATTTGCGGCCTCTGCCCACGACGCTCCCAAGCCGCTGCTCATCTCCACGCAGCCGCGTCTGGCCTTCGCCAAAGCCGCAAAGGTCCTCCGCTCCCATAAGAAGCGATCCGGCGGCATCGTGCATCCCACGGCGGTGGTTCCACCGACCGTCGTTTTCGGCGCCGAGGTCGTCGTTGGCGCTTACGTCGTTCTCGGCGAGCACGTACACATTGGCGATCGTGTGTGTATTGGGGCTGGGGTCTGCATCGGTAGCGATGTGAAAATCGGTACTGACTGCGAGATCCACTCGCGCGTCACGATCTATCACGGCACCCACATCGGTAATCACGTCATCATCCACGCCGGCGCCGTGCTCGGCAGCGATGGCTTCGGCTACGTCCGCGACAAACTAACCGGTCGCTACCACCAGATGCCGCAGATCGGTCATCTTATCGTCGGAGATCACGTAGACATCGGCGCCAACGTCACCATTGACCGCGGTGGGTTGGAAGACACCGTCATCGGCGCCGGCACAAAGCTCGACAACCTCGTGCATATTGGGCACAACGTCAGAATCGGTGAGAACGTAGTGATCGCCGCTCAGACCGGTATCTCCGGCAGTTGCACCATCGGCGCCGGATCGATCATCGGCGGCCAGGTCGGTATGGGCGACCACGCTACGCTCGAAGAGGGAACAATCCTAGGCGGACAATCCGGCATCCTTTCCGAAAAGATCTTCCGCGAAAAAGGTCCGTGTTTCGGAACGCCGGCCAAGCCTCTGAAGCAGTATCTGCGTGAACAGGCGGCGCTCTCGCGTCTCTCCCGCCGCAGCGAGTAA